The DNA region AGGCGTTTGCGCAAATCCTTGGCCTTGCCCACATAGATCACCTGCCCAAGCCGATCCTTCATCTGGTAGATCCCAGGCTGATGCGGCACATCGCGCAAGATCACCCGGAAATCGGGCTTCTCACGTCGCGGTGTGGCAGGTTGGTCTGGGGAACGCTCACTCATGAAGGATGATGGGTTGTAATCCTGGCGTGTAGGCGCATCATACACCATCAGATCAAGCGCGCGCCCGGAATCCATCTGTGGGCGGAACCAAGCACAGGTTCAACCCACAGATTCATGACAGATTCGCAGCCGCTGAAACGATTACCATGCCCCGCAAGTCCAGCGAGTCCATTTTCCCACCATGCATACTCACATGACCTCCCCCGCCCGAGCCATCCGCCTCGTTCTCGTGGCTCTCGTCGCATGCTTTGCCATGCCGCAGCCTGCCAGCGCCCAGCAAGCGAACGAACCCACAACCAGTGAGCGCATCGAACTCGCCACGGACCAGGCCAAGCAGAAAGACAAGGCCGCAGCAGAGGCCACCGTGGTATCATTGCGCGATATTTTGAAGAAAGGCGGATTCATGATGTACCCGCTGGCCGCTCTCTCGTTCGTCGCGGTCTTGTTGATCATTTTCTACACCCTCACCATCCGCCAGAACGCCGTAGTCAGCGATCACTTCATGGACGAAGCCGAATCCATGATCCGCAAGCAGGACTACCTCGGCCTCATTGCCTACTGCAACCGCTCGAACCAAGCGGTCGCCCGCGTCACCCAGAAGACCCTCGACTTCGCAACCCGCAACCCGAAAGCCCGCTTCACCGAAGTCCGCGAACTCGCTGAGGCCGAAGGCAGTCGCCAAGCCAGCCTCATGGGCCAGCGCATCTCATACCTGATGGATGTCGGATCGGTCGCCCCGATGGTCGGCCTTCTCGGCACAGTGCTGGGCATGATCAAATCCTTCAACGAGATCGGATCGAGCACCTTCGCCGGAGCCAAGCAAGTCGAGCTTGCTGGCGGCGTCTCGGAAGCCTTGATCACCACCGCATCCGGTCTGGTCATCGGCATTCCCGCTCTGATCTTCTACTCGATCTTCAAAGGTCGCGTCGCCAAGTTCATCTCAGAACTCGAAGCCGCATCCACCCACATCGTCGCACTTCTGGCGGTGCAATACTCCGACGCACGTGAACGCGCCGCCGAATGGGCCCCGGAAGCACGCGGCGCCGGCATCCGCTCAACCGCCACCCGCCGCTCGCGCCGTGACGACGAGTTCCCACAGGATCCTCACGACGAGCCGCGCGGTATCTAATCGCCCCCTCCCCGCCAATTCTCACCGGCTATTCCCCGCCCATGAAGTTCAACCGCAGAAGCCTCGATAACACCGGAGGAATGCAGCTGGCACCGATGATCGACATCGTGTTCCTGCTGCTGATTTTCTTCATTGTCACGTGGAGCTACGCACGCTTTGAGACCGAGCTCGACGTCCAAGTGCCCGTCGCAAAGGAAGGCGAAAGCTCAAACCGCCAAGTCGGGGAAATCATCATCAACGTGCGCAAAAACGGCGACGTCGTGCTCAATGGCAATGTCATGAGCCGCGAGGAGCTGCTGGAGCGCGTGTCAAAAATTGCAGTCGGCTACAAGGACGTCGCCGTCATCCTCCGCGGCGACGAGGACACCAAATACAAAGACATCATCGGAGTGGTCGACACCTGCCGCAGCGTCGGCATTTGGAACGTCGCATTTGCTACCCAGCAGCCAGAGCAATAACGCCTCGGACCGCCGGATTTTACCCGGCCAGCGCCCAGGAGCGAAGCGACCACGGACCGCCGGATTGTCCCCCCCCCGGAGCGCAGCGACCATTCTGAAGGATTCTCACGCAGAGACGCCACGACGCAGGGATGCCCCATGCGGCGCGATGCGCGAGAACGTCGCCACTCGTGGTGGCTTTTGGTGATCCGCAGATGTCCCAGATTGTTGTGATTTTTACGCAAGCGTGGAGTGACGGTGTCCTCACCGTCGTCCCGCCCCCCGCGCGCAGCGCGCTGACTTCATTTCAAGTTTCCAATTTCAGCTTTCCCATTGCGAAGAGCCCTCACGCAAAGCCGCGGAGACGCAAAGGTGGATTGTGCGGAGCCATGCTCGAGAAAATCACAAGCCGCTGTGGCTTTTGAGTTATCCGCAGATTCCACAGATTGTTACGATTTATGCGCAAGCGTGGAGTGACGGTGTCCCCACCGTCGGCGCGCTCACTTCATTTCAAATTTCCAATTTCAACTTTCCCATTGCGAAGAGTTCTCACGCAAAGCCGCGGAGACGCAAAGGTGGCTTGTGCGGAGTCATGCTCGAGAACATCACCAACCACTGTGGCTTTTGAGTTATCCGCAGATTTCTCAGATTGTTATGATTTTTGCGCAAGCGCGGAGTGACGGTGTCCTCACCGTCTTCTCTCCCCTCCCCGCGCGCAGCGCGCTGACTTCATTTCAAATTTCCAATTTCAGCTTTCCCATTTCGAAAAGTTCTCACGCAAAACCCCAAAGCCCCCGAAGGTTTCCCATGCGGTTCGGAATATTGTAATCAGTGAGCATTCTCACGCAGAGACGCAAAAGCAGGACCTGATACCCAAACAACTTCGTGCTCTCCGCGCCCTTCGTGGTTTCACCGCGTCTAACGGCTCCTCTGTGTACTCTGCGATCTCTGTGGTTCAAACACTCAAACCATCTAAATCACGGACCAAGAAAGAGTGATCTGCCATAAGTGCGATTGAGCCGACGCCGCCACTCAACCTCAAGAGTGAGGTTGCTCCATCTCCGGCCGTTTTCGTGGCTTTTTGTGATCTGTGTGGCCATCACTCCCGGCTACGCCTGCAATCGAAAGCAGTGAAGCTCACTGCACTCCCAAATAGGCTGCGCCGCAGACGCCTGAGCGAAATCATGTCCATCATGTAAATCCTGTCCAAAAACAATTCCTCCCCTGCGCGCAGCGCGCTGACTTCCTTTGCGTCTTCGCGTCTCTGCGTGAGCCCACAATCCAGTCTAACAGCTCACCACATCAACCAAAAAGGCGCGCCCGGATCACTATCCGGACGCGCCTTTTGGCAAACTTTGAGCCCAGAGCTATGCCTAGCCAGCGTAGGACGACTCCACACGGTGGGCCACGTCGAGGTAGCCGTAGTCCGCTTCGTAGATCTCCTTGAGCGAGCCGAGATACTTGTCCTTGTCGCCGTTCTTCTCCGCCACCATGGCCAGCGCGTAGAGAACTTCCTTCTTGGTGTTGTCCATGGTCACGAGCTCGGAAAGAGCCTCCTCGAGCTGGCTTTGCGCCATATCGAGCATTCCCTTGGCGTCGTAGCAACGACCAAGCATCAAAATCGAGCGGGTACGGATGTGCGGGTTGTTACGTGCACGCTGAAGATGCGGGATCGCCTCGGTGAACTCGCCGGAGTTGTACAAGTGCTGACCCAACTCAAAGCGCAGTTGCGGATCGGTCGGGTTGCGCTCGACACGCTCGCGGGCAGCTTCGGTAAGGCGCGCGGATCGTGCCCCCACCAACTCATCGAGTTCAGCCTGCTTGGCAGCCGCCTCTTCTCCGCTAAGCTTTTCGAGCTCCGCCTGAAGCGACGCGATCATTTCATCGCTCGCACGTTCTTCCATCTGCGACGCCTTGCGCTCAAGCGCACTGTCCCCTTCGGAAAGGTGGTGAGCCCAGGCATAGAACTGATGGGCATTCTGCCACTCCTCAAGCTTTTCGTAGAACCCACCGATCTTACGCACCAACGCCAAGTCGTTCTGGTTCTCGCCGTACTCGCCGAGCCCATTGGTCAGCTGAGCGCGGATTTGCTCTTTGGTCATGCCGGCACGGGACGCATTCTCCAGAGACTTGGCTTCATCTTCGTTCTTGAGCATGTCGCGGAACCCACCCTTGGACTCCCAGTTGCCCTGACGCATCGACGCACGCGCTGTGGCATCCTTTTCGCCCTTCACCGCGACCAAGTCGCTCGGGTCACGCTTCACGATGGCTCCGAAAATTTCCGATGCCTTGTCCGGGTTGTCTTGATCCAAGTGGAACTGAGCCAACTTGTGCAACGACTTGGTATCCTCTGGATGCCCCTCTTTGATAGTCTCCAGTGCAAACTCAGCGAGATCGTATTGCTCGTTGGCCACCGCCAGATCGAACAATGCGTTGTTGACCTTGACGTTGAATGGATCGCTGGCGAGTTCCTTTTCGACATCTGCCAGCGCATCGTGCCAGCTCTTCTTGGCGAGAGCCTTGGCATTGAACGCACCCAAGCCACCGAAGAACTTCTTCTTTCCTCCCCCAGCCTTGGCTTTCTGGATCTGGGCGCGACGCAGTGCTTTGCGACCAGTGAGGAAATCAGGCTCCTCCTTGACCAGTGCCTCAAGCAGATTGATCGCAAAATCGGCGTTACGTTGTTCCAGCGCAGCAATCGCTTTGAGCCAAAGCTTGCGGGACTTCTCGGACAAATCGGATTCTTCGATAGTAGACATTGAATGGGGATATTACTAAACGGTTCACAGCCTCTGCCCGCACGCCATTACCTCGAAAACAAGCCAATGCAACACACGCCGGGGGCTGACGCGTGATGACAGTGCGTTTATTGGCATGCGGCGTCAAGCATCCAGTCGCAATCGCTCGGACATATCTGAAAATCCAACGAATCCAGCGCACATCCCACGAACGCCCGGCACCCATTTCCAAAATACTCACGCAAAGGCGCAGTGACGCAGAGGTTCTTCATGCGCTGTCGCGCTCAAGTTCACCATCTCTCGTAGCGGCTTTGAGGGATCCGCAGATTTCGCAGATTGTTATGATTTTCACGCAAGCGTGTTCGGACCTTGGAGTGACGGTGTCCCCACCGTCGTCAATCTCACGGGAGCGCAGCGACCTCATTGAACGATTCTCACGCAAAGCCCCCAAGACCCAAAGGTGACGTATGCGGAGGCTGGCGCGAGGGCAGCGCCACTCGTAGTGACTTTTGCTTTAGACTGGATTCACATGATTGACATGATTGGTACGCAAGCGTTTCCGGACCGCCGGATTGCACACGGCCACTCACGCCGGAGCGCAGCGACCACTCCTCACCTAAAACCTAACCACTTAACAACATAAAGCCCCCCCCTGCGTCTCTGCGTGGGTTCTTACCCCCCTCCAAACACCTTCGTGGTTTTACCGCTCCACAAGACACCTCTGTGAACTCTGAGTCCTCTGTGGTTCAAAAACTCAAATCATGTCCCTCATGTAAGTTGCCTGCGGCCATCTCCGCAGGCTCCGATTCTGTCCAAAAATCCTCGCTCCCGCGCGCAGCGCGCTGAATTCCTTTGGGGGCTTTGGGGCTTTGCGTGAGCCCAAACATCAATCCGCTCTCCTGTCGTGCGGCTGCGCCGGTTCTCTCATTCAACCTCAACAGTGAGGTTGCTCCATCGCCACCCGTTTTCGTGGCTTTTTGTCTTCTCTGTGGCCATCACCTCTGCGTCCTTGCGCGTCTGCGTGAGCCCAAGACCAATCCCGTAAATCATGTAAATCCTGTCTAAAAACTCCTCATCCCTCCCGAGCGCAGCGCGCTGACTGATTTCAAATTTCAGCTTTCCAGTTCCAGCTTTCCCTCCATCCCCTTCGCTGGATCCGTGATTGCATTCGCGCGCGGGAACCCGTATCTACATCGCCATGCAGTTCGTCCCCTCCATCCGCTCGCTGATCGCGATCGCCGCACTGGCTTTCGCAACCGCGCCTCTCGTCCCACAAAACGCTCACGCCGGCGACAAAAAAGCCGGGGTCCGCATCTCGTTTCACGTTGAAGGCGACGAGACAGACGGCCCGAACCGAGTCCGCCCATTCCGAGTCCACGGCGAAGAGAAATTCTTCACCAACATCCCAGTCGTCACCCACGAGCACTTTGTGGCGTACTACCCATTTGCCAACGAGAACGGAACCTTCGGCGCCGCTTTCCTTCTCAACGAACGCGGTCAAACCCGCATCAAACGCGCCGCACTGGAGCACAAGGAAGGCCTCATGATCCCCGTGATCAACGCCAGCGCCGGTGAACCGATCGTCCTCGATGGTGCCACATCACCATTCATCGTCGTCTGGAACGGCCTCAGCACGGAACACTTCGCCTTCTTCGAGAAGGAGTGGAAACTCCGACCGATCAGCGGCCCAGAAGACCTGCCACCAGGCATCGCCAACTAACCACACCATCCTCCGCACCCGATGATCCGCCTCCCATTCCTCATGAATCCGAAACGCTTCATCTCCGGTGCCCTCGCTGTCGTCGCGCTGATCGCAGCGCTGCTCCCATGGGGCAGTGCTGCGGCAGGCAGTCCGATGAAGCTCTCGCTCCCGACCGAGAACACGGCGATCTTTTCCAAAGAGCCTTGGCGGTTCTACATGTACACCGACCGCAGCTTCGAGGGCAAAAAATCAAAGCCCTGGCAGGGCGGCACCTACGGGTTCTCGCGCAACCCGAAACGCACCGCCGAAGGCCTGCTCTACACCAAGCTGCATGAGGGCGTCGACATCTCGCCCGTGCGCCGCGATCCATCCGGCACACCAACCGACGCCGTGCGCGCCATCAGCGACGGCAAGGTCGTCCACACCAACCACCAGGCGAACCACTCGAACTACGGACGCTACATCGTGATCGAGCACCGGTGGACCGACGGCACCTATTACTCGCTCTATGCCCACCTCCAGTCGATCCGGGTGAAACCGGGGCAAAAGGTCCAGCGAGGCACCCAAATCGGTGTACTCGGATGGACCGGCCGCGGCATCAACCTCACCCGCGCCCACCTCCACCTTGAGCTCAACCTCATGGTCCACTCGGACTTCGAGCGCTATCACGATCGCTTCCTCAGCGGCAAGAACCACCACACGATCTACAACGGCATCAATTTGGTCGGCGTCGACGTGGCATCGCTCTTCAAATCCGCACGCGGCAACTCAAAGCTCACCATGGCAGAGTTCATCCGTGCCGCCCACCCGCCACATTACCGCGTGGCGATCCCCGATGGCTCGAAACTCGAGATCGTCAACCGCAACCCATGGATCTCCAATGGCAAGAAAGCCCAGCCGGGACCATGGGAGCTGACTTTTTCCCGCGAAGGAGTACCGATTGCCGCCCGTCCGATCCAAGCCAATATCACCAAACCCGTGGTCACCTGGGTCAAACCGTCAAAGACCTACCACAGCTATCAGACAAAAGGGTATCTCACAGGCTCCGGCCGCACCGCCGGGCTCAGCCCCTCAGGACTCGGTTTCATTGCACTGCTTACGGGTGATTTCTAGGGAACCGCTCACTTTCGTTTTGAGGGACCCGCAGATTACTCCGACTCCGCAATGCGCGAGTGCATCACCACCCGTCGTTGCTGTTTTTGTTTTCCACAGATTAGCAGGATGGATGGGATTTTTAACGCATGCGTGATCCCCACATTCAGGAGTGACGGTGTCCCCACCGTAGTCACCCCCTCCCGGAGCTCAGCGACCTCATTGAAGTATTCTCACGCAAAGTGCCCAAAGATCTCCCATGTAATGTCACTCGTGGACTCACCAGCACTGGTAGCGGCTTTTAGGGATCCGCAGATTACGCCGATTGCTATGATTTTTGCGCAAGCGTGGCACTCACGTTTCCCGCCATTCGGGTGATGGCCACAAGAACCGCAATATGCCTAGCGGCCCTCAGTCCCATCGGACCTACGGATTGCCCCCCCCGGAGCGCAGCGACCACTCCCCACCTAAAAATTCTTCTCTCCTTTGGGTCTTAGGGGCTCTGCGTGAGACATCAACATCTAAAACCCTGTCCCTCATGTGAATTACCTGCGGCCATCTCCGCAGGCTCCGACTCTGTCTAAAAAGCACCCATCCGCCCCCTCACTCATGCGGCTCGATGTGGATCACGACATCCTCAAGTTGCGGCATCTTCGCCAATAAATGGTCCTTCACCTCATGGCTGATGCGATGTCCTTCATGCACAGTCAAATTTGGATCCACCTCGACGTGTAGCTCCGCGAAATAGTTCACCCCACTCTTGCGGACCACGCATTTCTCCAGCGCCTCCACTCCGCTAACCAACGCCGCCTCCTCCACTATCTTCTCACTCACGTCCGAGTCGACCCGCCCGTCCAGGTTCTCGTGCAATGACCGCGAAATGATCCTCCCGCCATTGAGAAGAATGATCACGCAAGCCACCAGCGCGGCATAATCATCGGCCGCCGCGTATTTCTCCCCCCCGATCAACGCGATTGCAATTCCGACCGCAGCCGCTCCGGACGTCAGAGCATCCGATCGATGATGCCAAGCGTCGCCCTCCAACGCCCGGCTATCGTTCACATCCGCCACCGACTGGATCCGCCGCGCGAGAAACTCCTTCGCTGCAACCACACAAAGCAAAACCGGCAACGTAAACCACGCCGGTCCCTCATGCGGAGTCCTGATCTCGTGCACACTCATCACTGCAATCGACACCCCGGCCACCACCAGAGCCCCACCGGAAAACATCCCCGCCAGCGACTCGATCCGACCATGCCCAAAGGGGTGGTTCCGATCCGGCGGACGCAGCGACAAATAAAAGCCCGCCCAAGTCACCAAGGACACCAAAATGTCCGACGCCGACTCCACTCCATCGGCAATCAACGCGGTCGAATGACCGATCACGCCGGCCACGATCTTCACCACCATCAACACCACGTTGAAAAGCAGCGTCAACAGCCCGAGGCCAATTAGATTTCGGTTCCCGTTCATTTGTCCAATCATCAGGCTCCGATCATCAAAAGCCGTCCCGTGACGATAAGAACAAAGCCCCTCACACAACAGCGAAAACTACACGACCTGTAGACACTTTGAGTTATCCGCAGATTGTTATAATCTCCA from Sulfuriroseicoccus oceanibius includes:
- a CDS encoding tetratricopeptide repeat protein, whose translation is MSTIEESDLSEKSRKLWLKAIAALEQRNADFAINLLEALVKEEPDFLTGRKALRRAQIQKAKAGGGKKKFFGGLGAFNAKALAKKSWHDALADVEKELASDPFNVKVNNALFDLAVANEQYDLAEFALETIKEGHPEDTKSLHKLAQFHLDQDNPDKASEIFGAIVKRDPSDLVAVKGEKDATARASMRQGNWESKGGFRDMLKNEDEAKSLENASRAGMTKEQIRAQLTNGLGEYGENQNDLALVRKIGGFYEKLEEWQNAHQFYAWAHHLSEGDSALERKASQMEERASDEMIASLQAELEKLSGEEAAAKQAELDELVGARSARLTEAARERVERNPTDPQLRFELGQHLYNSGEFTEAIPHLQRARNNPHIRTRSILMLGRCYDAKGMLDMAQSQLEEALSELVTMDNTKKEVLYALAMVAEKNGDKDKYLGSLKEIYEADYGYLDVAHRVESSYAG
- a CDS encoding M23 family metallopeptidase codes for the protein MNPKRFISGALAVVALIAALLPWGSAAAGSPMKLSLPTENTAIFSKEPWRFYMYTDRSFEGKKSKPWQGGTYGFSRNPKRTAEGLLYTKLHEGVDISPVRRDPSGTPTDAVRAISDGKVVHTNHQANHSNYGRYIVIEHRWTDGTYYSLYAHLQSIRVKPGQKVQRGTQIGVLGWTGRGINLTRAHLHLELNLMVHSDFERYHDRFLSGKNHHTIYNGINLVGVDVASLFKSARGNSKLTMAEFIRAAHPPHYRVAIPDGSKLEIVNRNPWISNGKKAQPGPWELTFSREGVPIAARPIQANITKPVVTWVKPSKTYHSYQTKGYLTGSGRTAGLSPSGLGFIALLTGDF
- a CDS encoding MotA/TolQ/ExbB proton channel family protein, producing the protein MTSPARAIRLVLVALVACFAMPQPASAQQANEPTTSERIELATDQAKQKDKAAAEATVVSLRDILKKGGFMMYPLAALSFVAVLLIIFYTLTIRQNAVVSDHFMDEAESMIRKQDYLGLIAYCNRSNQAVARVTQKTLDFATRNPKARFTEVRELAEAEGSRQASLMGQRISYLMDVGSVAPMVGLLGTVLGMIKSFNEIGSSTFAGAKQVELAGGVSEALITTASGLVIGIPALIFYSIFKGRVAKFISELEAASTHIVALLAVQYSDARERAAEWAPEARGAGIRSTATRRSRRDDEFPQDPHDEPRGI
- a CDS encoding ExbD/TolR family protein; the encoded protein is MKFNRRSLDNTGGMQLAPMIDIVFLLLIFFIVTWSYARFETELDVQVPVAKEGESSNRQVGEIIINVRKNGDVVLNGNVMSREELLERVSKIAVGYKDVAVILRGDEDTKYKDIIGVVDTCRSVGIWNVAFATQQPEQ
- a CDS encoding cation diffusion facilitator family transporter; translated protein: MNGNRNLIGLGLLTLLFNVVLMVVKIVAGVIGHSTALIADGVESASDILVSLVTWAGFYLSLRPPDRNHPFGHGRIESLAGMFSGGALVVAGVSIAVMSVHEIRTPHEGPAWFTLPVLLCVVAAKEFLARRIQSVADVNDSRALEGDAWHHRSDALTSGAAAVGIAIALIGGEKYAAADDYAALVACVIILLNGGRIISRSLHENLDGRVDSDVSEKIVEEAALVSGVEALEKCVVRKSGVNYFAELHVEVDPNLTVHEGHRISHEVKDHLLAKMPQLEDVVIHIEPHE